From a region of the Methanobrevibacter sp. TMH8 genome:
- a CDS encoding DUF2073 domain-containing protein: MEGLKMDFISSEALENASSMEKIYMIIEKVKNGSVVVMEGGLTPSERAELIETTMREIDIENFVGIDVHTLEKDSASFFGLSKKKTVVITIIGPANVMKTVKKQSNLLSLVADVSNS, translated from the coding sequence ATGGAAGGACTAAAAATGGATTTCATATCCTCTGAAGCTCTTGAAAATGCATCAAGCATGGAAAAAATTTATATGATTATTGAAAAAGTTAAAAATGGTTCTGTAGTTGTTATGGAAGGGGGTCTTACTCCTTCAGAAAGAGCAGAACTCATTGAAACAACTATGAGAGAAATTGATATTGAAAATTTTGTAGGAATAGATGTTCATACATTAGAAAAAGATTCAGCTTCTTTCTTTGGACTTTCAAAGAAAAAAACAGTTGTTATTACAATTATTGGCCCAGCTAATGTCATGAAAACTGTTAAAAAACAATCTAATCTTTTATCTTTGGTTGCTGATGTTAGTAACAGTTAA
- a CDS encoding pyridoxal phosphate-dependent aminotransferase: protein MVKPAERLKSIELSQIRKMFEVCDENAINLGIGEPDFDIPENVKIAINEALDEGFTHYTSNKGFLELREEISKKLKSDNNLSIDTESIIVTVGASEALYMCAQGLFERGDEVLIPDPGFLSYKACVDLSDAKPIPVEAKISNNYKIKFEDVEEKITSKTKAFIMNSPSNPTGAVMEKKDIKSISDLATDHDFMIISDEIYEKIIYDKKHYSPCEFTDNAIVINGFSKTYAMTGLRIAYLAGQNEIIEELLKIHQYNTACASSISQVAGYEALKGPQGYVKSMTSEFKRRRDLISKRLDELGLKCTRLDGAFYAFPQVENSFEYVQKAVKAGVITVPGSGFGQTCDCNIRMSYANSYENIEEAMNRLEKINI, encoded by the coding sequence ATGGTTAAACCAGCTGAAAGACTAAAATCAATTGAGTTATCCCAGATAAGGAAGATGTTTGAGGTTTGTGATGAGAATGCTATAAACCTTGGAATAGGAGAACCTGACTTTGATATTCCTGAAAATGTTAAAATAGCTATTAATGAAGCTCTTGATGAAGGTTTTACCCATTACACATCTAATAAAGGATTTTTAGAACTAAGGGAAGAAATATCTAAGAAACTTAAAAGTGATAATAATCTAAGTATAGATACTGAATCAATAATAGTCACAGTTGGAGCTAGTGAAGCATTATATATGTGTGCACAAGGATTATTCGAAAGAGGAGATGAAGTTCTAATTCCAGATCCTGGATTCTTATCATACAAAGCTTGTGTGGATTTATCTGATGCTAAACCAATCCCAGTTGAAGCAAAAATTAGTAATAATTATAAAATCAAATTTGAAGATGTTGAAGAAAAAATAACCTCTAAAACAAAAGCATTTATTATGAATTCTCCATCTAATCCAACAGGAGCAGTTATGGAAAAAAAAGATATAAAATCTATTTCTGATTTAGCTACTGATCATGATTTTATGATAATAAGTGATGAAATATATGAAAAAATAATATATGATAAAAAACATTACTCCCCTTGTGAATTTACTGATAATGCAATTGTTATTAATGGTTTTTCCAAAACTTATGCTATGACTGGACTTAGAATAGCTTATTTAGCTGGGCAAAATGAAATTATTGAAGAACTTCTTAAAATACATCAATACAACACAGCATGTGCAAGTTCAATTTCACAAGTAGCTGGGTATGAAGCACTTAAAGGTCCTCAAGGATATGTTAAAAGTATGACAAGTGAATTTAAAAGAAGAAGAGACCTAATATCAAAACGATTAGATGAACTTGGACTAAAATGTACAAGATTAGATGGTGCATTTTATGCTTTTCCTCAAGTAGAAAATTCATTTGAATATGTTCAAAAAGCTGTAAAAGCAGGAGTTATTACAGTACCTGGAAGTGGATTTGGACAAACTTGTGATTGTAATATAAGAATGTCTTATGCTAATTCTTATGAGAATATTGAAGAAGCTATGAATAGATTAGAAAAAATAAATATTTAA
- a CDS encoding class III signal peptide-containing protein, whose amino-acid sequence MKEKIKNVKTDIINIKTENSGQGAAEYILLFGGVIVIAIAALLIYRSYFANNQTSLNASNDVNDVRNAMNST is encoded by the coding sequence ATGAAAGAAAAAATAAAAAATGTAAAAACTGATATTATAAATATAAAAACTGAGAATAGTGGTCAAGGTGCAGCAGAATATATATTATTATTTGGTGGGGTTATTGTAATAGCTATAGCTGCCTTATTAATATACAGAAGCTATTTTGCAAATAATCAAACCAGTTTAAATGCTAGTAATGATGTTAATGATGTTAGAAATGCTATGAACTCTACTTAA
- a CDS encoding radical SAM protein, translated as MIYEENVIIKKPLQVDIRAASVYPNLYKTAMSSLGYQIIYEMINERKDSWCERVVYPNIRSIESNSPLKDFDIISFSLQYEQDYFNMLEILKKAEIPIKREERNNNNYNNKYPLIIAGGPCATGNPMPISDFIDVFIIGEAEEVLNNFLDLYKELKYPQKEVESFTSIKGVYIPAVDNKVEKVIVENMDNAFHITNPIIVKCEKKEDEEFLPVFGNSILLNVSRGCSRGCRFCMSGYLYRPMRETSLEKLLSVAEEARKNTEINKISLIGAAVSDYSEIDELTKELLARKFQISTPSMRIESIKLQTLQKLKKSGAKTITIAPESIYSLRKSINKNIEDNKIFKVIKDALNLGFNIKLYFLIGLPNETYEDIENLAEYIKKINSLKHNENSNRSSNRSYSRSSNKSPKRNSDKHSKKNSIKFSINPMIPKPQTPMQWEGYDLKDIKSKIKYMKSELKGIDVKFDSAKMGLIQYVLSCKGKEVGEILEKSLQTKISLQEWKKFSNGYDSSNIDNLPWKNIDIGLNHKFLKKEREKMFNIDLTPWCEEKPCYGCGSCNKIEIK; from the coding sequence ATGATTTATGAAGAAAATGTTATTATAAAAAAGCCATTACAGGTAGATATTAGAGCTGCATCAGTTTATCCTAATTTATATAAAACAGCTATGTCTTCATTAGGTTATCAAATTATCTATGAAATGATTAATGAAAGAAAGGATAGTTGGTGTGAGAGAGTTGTTTATCCAAACATTAGAAGTATCGAATCAAACAGCCCCCTTAAAGATTTTGATATTATTAGTTTTTCTCTTCAATATGAACAAGATTATTTTAATATGCTAGAAATCCTGAAAAAAGCAGAAATACCTATTAAAAGGGAAGAAAGAAATAATAATAATTATAATAATAAATATCCTCTTATAATAGCTGGAGGACCATGTGCAACAGGAAATCCTATGCCTATTTCTGATTTTATTGATGTTTTTATTATCGGTGAAGCCGAAGAAGTTTTAAACAATTTTTTAGATTTATATAAAGAATTAAAATATCCTCAAAAAGAAGTTGAATCCTTTACATCTATTAAAGGAGTTTATATCCCTGCTGTTGATAATAAAGTTGAAAAAGTAATTGTAGAAAATATGGATAATGCTTTCCATATCACCAATCCAATAATAGTGAAATGTGAAAAAAAAGAAGATGAAGAATTTTTACCAGTATTTGGAAATTCAATCCTCTTGAATGTTTCAAGAGGTTGCTCACGAGGATGTAGGTTCTGTATGTCTGGATATCTATATAGACCAATGCGAGAAACTTCACTTGAAAAGTTATTGAGTGTTGCAGAAGAAGCAAGGAAAAATACTGAGATAAATAAGATTTCATTGATTGGAGCAGCAGTTTCTGATTACTCTGAAATAGATGAGCTAACTAAAGAACTATTAGCTCGAAAATTTCAAATATCTACTCCTTCAATGAGAATTGAATCCATCAAACTACAAACACTCCAAAAATTGAAGAAAAGTGGTGCAAAAACAATTACTATAGCTCCAGAATCTATATATTCACTTAGAAAATCTATTAATAAAAATATTGAGGATAACAAAATTTTTAAAGTTATAAAAGATGCTTTGAACCTTGGATTTAACATAAAATTATATTTCTTAATAGGATTACCAAATGAAACATATGAAGATATAGAAAATTTAGCTGAATATATAAAAAAAATAAATTCTTTGAAACATAATGAAAATTCTAATAGAAGCTCTAATAGAAGTTATAGTAGAAGTTCTAATAAAAGTCCTAAAAGAAATTCTGATAAACATTCTAAAAAAAATTCTATTAAATTCAGTATAAATCCTATGATTCCAAAACCTCAAACACCAATGCAATGGGAAGGATATGACCTAAAAGATATTAAATCAAAAATAAAGTATATGAAATCAGAATTAAAAGGAATTGATGTTAAATTTGATAGTGCTAAAATGGGATTAATACAGTATGTTTTATCCTGTAAAGGAAAAGAAGTTGGAGAGATCCTTGAAAAATCATTGCAAACAAAAATTTCACTGCAAGAGTGGAAAAAATTTAGTAATGGATATGATTCTAGTAATATTGATAATTTACCTTGGAAAAATATTGATATTGGATTAAATCATAAATTTCTAAAAAAAGAAAGAGAAAAAATGTTTAATATTGATTTAACTCCTTGGTGCGAAGAAAAACCATGTTATGGTTGTGGTTCTTGTAATAAAATAGAAATTAAATAA
- a CDS encoding metal-dependent hydrolase, with product MEITWLGHSAFEIISDKGLKILIDPFISNNPACNIPVEEIEADVILITHGHSDHFGDAMEIANRTGAKLVGNHETSLFLSQQGLEAVGMNTGGSIQIHGIKVTMLDAKHSSTIDFVEEIIPGGSAASFLITLEKGTKIFHAGDTGLFGDMEKIIGDIYKPDIVMLPIGDKFTMGPFEAAIATRWISPKAVIPMHYNTFPVIEQNPTIFANFVMQMDPNINTIILNPGETFNPDI from the coding sequence ATGGAAATAACTTGGTTAGGACATTCTGCATTTGAGATAATTTCAGATAAAGGGCTTAAAATATTGATAGATCCTTTTATAAGTAATAATCCTGCATGTAACATTCCTGTTGAAGAAATAGAAGCAGATGTAATTTTGATAACTCATGGACATAGTGATCATTTTGGAGATGCTATGGAAATAGCTAATAGAACTGGGGCAAAGCTAGTTGGAAATCATGAAACTTCTTTATTTTTGTCGCAACAAGGTTTAGAAGCCGTAGGGATGAATACTGGAGGATCAATCCAGATTCATGGTATAAAAGTTACTATGTTAGATGCAAAACATTCTTCAACTATAGACTTTGTAGAAGAGATTATTCCTGGAGGAAGTGCTGCTAGCTTCCTTATAACATTAGAAAAAGGAACAAAAATTTTTCATGCAGGGGATACTGGTCTATTTGGGGATATGGAAAAGATTATTGGAGATATTTACAAACCTGATATAGTCATGTTACCTATTGGAGATAAATTCACAATGGGGCCTTTTGAAGCAGCTATTGCTACAAGATGGATCTCTCCTAAAGCAGTTATTCCAATGCATTATAATACTTTCCCAGTCATTGAACAAAACCCAACTATATTTGCTAACTTTGTAATGCAAATGGATCCTAACATAAATACTATTATTTTAAATCCTGGAGAAACTTTTAATCCAGATATTTAA
- a CDS encoding Zn-ribbon containing protein: protein MNVCSKCGTELHGDDLLDGCPKCGSKLFKFVNTKAIEEKKRREKEEKENPPEEKLTIDEDSVESIKVEDKGVYEVNLPHILEGESDVYSDKEGNYAIDINALLKKSRKENEE, encoded by the coding sequence TTGAATGTATGTAGTAAATGTGGAACAGAGCTTCATGGTGACGATTTATTAGATGGTTGTCCAAAGTGTGGTAGTAAACTTTTTAAGTTTGTCAACACTAAAGCTATTGAGGAAAAAAAACGTAGGGAAAAAGAAGAAAAAGAAAATCCTCCTGAAGAAAAGCTTACTATTGATGAAGACTCTGTTGAAAGTATTAAAGTAGAAGATAAAGGGGTTTATGAAGTTAACCTTCCTCATATATTAGAAGGAGAAAGTGATGTTTATTCTGATAAGGAAGGTAATTATGCTATTGATATTAATGCTCTTTTAAAAAAGAGTAGAAAAGAAAATGAAGAATAA
- a CDS encoding DUF2070 family protein: MSSMSNVAGLSKYIRTFPSTKILIFSMIFISFIAGVLLFFIDPAKNLGILEKIIYGGAFGFGAFGISSILGGALSQLLITSMKGINLKTKHSMLLALMSMVLVVIVAIIGAIISAIFHIGLLTNSVVFGCVLVFALLIFVFWSTSSIGLVRSAFVASLQPLLILAMLIVVLFLGSADEVFAFGWASLFIKVIVANIIFLLAIYSFVAVIESPMRKNLGIGLLDLVSLFISHVGEGSGSLEKIFEDIGEPIDTLVGVISFKKKDEDELKSLFISPCVHPGPIGSIGGSNMPTILANKFDNFTMVAHGPSTHDFNPVSQKEINKVEDAVRNALNNIAYEDKASKFVRYSEGNAKVAVQFFNDNLVMLSTFAPYGSDDIEFSVGLSMMSQSQKQCNIDNSIIVDCHNSFNEDKGRVLPGNPEVFQLLDTIDKIKCESQEDGLKVGCAGNSMEELDKNNGIGESGLKIMVIEAQNQRTAYVLLDSNNMEIGFREEIIGEVKNDKKLAIDEVEIMTTDTHFVNTLSNGYNPVGVSERPKIIDYIKLTLKLAIEDLESVEVGASVERIKGLNTFGPNNSVELVSTISSIVAVSKIMAPIIFILAIFFVFIWIFYLPGI, translated from the coding sequence ATGTCAAGTATGAGTAATGTAGCAGGGTTGTCTAAGTATATCAGAACATTCCCAAGTACAAAAATATTAATCTTTTCAATGATATTCATTAGCTTTATAGCTGGTGTGTTATTATTTTTCATAGATCCTGCAAAAAATCTTGGTATTCTAGAAAAAATAATTTATGGTGGAGCATTTGGGTTTGGAGCATTTGGTATTAGTTCAATTTTAGGTGGAGCTCTTAGTCAGCTATTAATTACTTCTATGAAAGGAATTAATCTCAAAACAAAGCATTCTATGCTTTTGGCACTTATGTCTATGGTTTTAGTAGTTATTGTAGCTATTATCGGAGCAATAATTTCTGCAATATTCCATATTGGCTTATTAACTAATTCTGTAGTCTTTGGTTGTGTCCTTGTATTTGCTCTTTTGATTTTTGTTTTTTGGAGTACTTCAAGTATAGGTCTTGTTAGATCTGCTTTTGTTGCATCTTTGCAACCATTATTAATCTTAGCAATGCTTATTGTTGTACTTTTCCTTGGAAGTGCAGATGAAGTATTCGCATTTGGATGGGCTTCATTGTTTATAAAAGTTATCGTGGCTAATATAATCTTTTTATTAGCTATTTACTCTTTTGTAGCAGTAATTGAATCTCCAATGAGAAAAAATTTAGGAATTGGTCTTTTAGATCTTGTTAGCTTATTTATTTCTCATGTTGGGGAAGGTAGTGGTTCTTTAGAGAAAATATTTGAGGATATTGGAGAACCTATTGATACTTTAGTTGGAGTAATTAGTTTTAAAAAGAAAGATGAAGATGAATTAAAATCTCTATTTATTAGTCCTTGTGTTCATCCTGGTCCAATTGGAAGTATCGGAGGTTCTAACATGCCTACAATTCTTGCAAATAAGTTTGATAACTTTACTATGGTAGCTCATGGCCCATCTACTCATGATTTCAATCCAGTTTCTCAAAAAGAGATTAATAAAGTAGAAGATGCTGTTAGAAATGCATTAAATAATATTGCTTATGAAGATAAAGCTAGTAAATTTGTAAGATATTCCGAGGGGAATGCAAAAGTTGCAGTTCAATTTTTCAATGATAATCTTGTTATGCTTAGTACATTTGCACCATATGGAAGCGATGATATTGAATTTAGTGTGGGATTATCTATGATGAGTCAAAGTCAAAAACAATGTAATATTGATAATAGTATTATTGTTGATTGCCACAATTCATTTAATGAAGATAAAGGTAGAGTCCTTCCTGGAAATCCTGAAGTTTTTCAATTATTAGATACAATTGATAAAATAAAATGTGAATCCCAAGAAGATGGTCTTAAAGTAGGCTGTGCTGGGAATTCAATGGAAGAACTTGATAAGAATAATGGTATTGGTGAAAGTGGTCTTAAAATAATGGTAATTGAAGCTCAAAATCAAAGAACTGCTTATGTTCTCTTAGATTCTAATAATATGGAAATAGGATTTAGGGAAGAAATCATTGGTGAGGTCAAAAATGATAAAAAATTAGCTATCGATGAAGTAGAAATAATGACTACTGATACACACTTTGTTAATACTTTATCTAATGGATATAATCCTGTTGGAGTAAGTGAAAGGCCTAAAATAATTGATTATATAAAATTAACTCTTAAACTAGCTATTGAAGATTTAGAATCTGTTGAAGTTGGAGCTTCTGTTGAAAGAATTAAAGGTCTCAATACATTTGGTCCAAATAATTCAGTAGAGTTAGTATCAACTATTAGCTCCATTGTAGCTGTTAGTAAGATCATGGCTCCAATAATATTCATTTTAGCTATTTTCTTTGTTTTCATTTGGATATTCTATTTACCTGGAATTTAG
- a CDS encoding FumA C-terminus/TtdB family hydratase beta subunit, protein MKELNTPVMFEDIKDLKAGDVVNISGKILTARDQAHKRIIERGKEKTPCDLEGTAIFHAGPIIEGDKTSGFKIVAIGPTTSMRMNPYEKDVIGMGAKIIIGKGGMDENVAKSLQDEGAIYLVAVGGCAALYVDSIDEITDVHWLDLGMPEAIWELNVKNFGPLIVAMDSHGNSLFDKNNRKK, encoded by the coding sequence ATGAAAGAATTAAATACTCCAGTAATGTTTGAAGATATAAAAGATTTAAAAGCTGGAGATGTTGTTAATATTAGTGGGAAAATTTTAACAGCCCGAGATCAAGCCCATAAAAGAATAATCGAAAGAGGAAAAGAAAAAACACCTTGTGATCTTGAAGGAACAGCTATATTCCATGCAGGACCTATTATAGAAGGGGACAAAACTTCAGGTTTTAAGATAGTAGCTATTGGCCCTACAACAAGTATGAGAATGAATCCCTATGAAAAAGATGTAATTGGAATGGGAGCAAAAATCATAATTGGAAAAGGTGGAATGGATGAAAATGTAGCTAAATCATTACAAGATGAAGGTGCAATTTATCTTGTAGCTGTCGGAGGATGTGCAGCATTATATGTTGATTCAATAGATGAAATAACAGATGTTCATTGGCTTGATTTAGGAATGCCGGAAGCTATATGGGAATTAAATGTTAAAAACTTTGGACCTCTAATAGTAGCTATGGATTCCCATGGGAATAGCCTTTTTGATAAAAATAATAGGAAAAAATAA
- a CDS encoding phosphopantetheine adenylyltransferase, which translates to MSIKKRYKKLAVGGTFDRFHNGHRKLLEEAFNQGEMIVIGVTSDSFGGKKGDIDSCNKRMENLNHFLATKHDNFQISRLDDPFGSTIFEENFDAIVVSEETEPTAHEINKIRKEKGMDPIDVIVISFVNADDGIPISSTRIRKGEIDTKGHLLK; encoded by the coding sequence ATGAGTATCAAAAAACGATATAAAAAATTGGCTGTTGGAGGAACATTTGATAGGTTCCATAATGGTCATAGAAAATTACTTGAAGAAGCTTTTAATCAAGGAGAAATGATTGTTATTGGGGTTACTTCTGATTCATTCGGAGGTAAAAAAGGAGATATTGATTCTTGTAATAAAAGAATGGAAAATTTAAATCATTTTTTAGCTACAAAACATGATAATTTTCAGATATCTAGACTTGATGATCCTTTTGGTTCAACTATTTTTGAGGAAAATTTTGATGCAATTGTTGTAAGTGAAGAAACTGAACCAACAGCTCATGAAATTAATAAAATTCGAAAAGAAAAAGGAATGGATCCTATTGATGTAATAGTGATTAGTTTTGTCAATGCAGATGATGGAATTCCTATTTCTTCTACAAGAATAAGAAAAGGAGAGATAGATACTAAAGGTCATTTGTTAAAATGA
- a CDS encoding cation diffusion facilitator family transporter, whose protein sequence is MDYSERDKKGKKAARIGIAGNVFLTIFNITVGIFSGSFALVAEGAHTLSDIATSVIAYIGFKIGQKPPDKEHPLGHGRAEAIAGLVIVIFLAFIAYEILTVAIERLFFGGEIGIPSYLAGIMAFFGIIINIIMSRYIINLGKKINSPAIVADGKHQQMDILSCIAILISVILSQFGYTFLDPLVGFLIGLFVLKAAYDVGKDNINNIMGKLPSKELICEIKRIANSVEGVYGVHSIRVNYFGSYATLALHVEVDPDLSLKEAHKISHQVQNKLTDKINIIQLVIAHACPYDADYDHEEPLDKM, encoded by the coding sequence ATAGACTACTCTGAAAGAGATAAAAAAGGAAAAAAAGCAGCGCGTATTGGAATAGCTGGAAATGTATTTTTAACTATTTTTAATATTACTGTAGGGATATTTTCTGGAAGTTTCGCTCTTGTAGCTGAAGGAGCTCATACATTATCAGATATAGCTACTTCTGTTATAGCTTATATTGGATTTAAAATAGGTCAAAAACCACCAGATAAAGAACATCCTTTAGGCCATGGTAGAGCAGAAGCTATAGCAGGCCTTGTTATAGTTATCTTTTTAGCATTCATAGCTTATGAAATACTAACTGTTGCTATAGAAAGACTATTTTTTGGAGGAGAAATTGGAATTCCTAGCTATTTAGCTGGTATAATGGCATTTTTTGGAATAATAATCAATATAATAATGAGTAGATATATTATAAATCTTGGAAAGAAAATAAACAGCCCAGCAATTGTAGCTGATGGGAAACATCAACAAATGGATATACTTTCATGTATAGCAATATTAATCAGTGTAATTCTTTCACAATTTGGATATACCTTTTTAGACCCATTAGTAGGATTTTTAATAGGTTTGTTTGTGTTAAAAGCAGCATATGATGTTGGAAAGGACAACATAAATAATATAATGGGAAAATTACCTTCAAAAGAGCTTATTTGTGAAATAAAAAGAATAGCTAATTCTGTTGAAGGAGTTTATGGAGTTCACAGTATTAGGGTTAATTATTTTGGATCATATGCAACATTGGCTTTACATGTTGAAGTTGATCCTGATTTATCACTAAAAGAAGCTCATAAAATTTCACATCAAGTTCAAAATAAATTAACAGATAAAATAAATATTATCCAATTAGTTATAGCTCATGCATGTCCATATGATGCAGATTATGACCATGAAGAACCATTGGATAAAATGTGA
- a CDS encoding Era-like GTP-binding protein, which yields MGLFDFIKNLFKRNKKVSIGLYGHPNSGKTTLANQIAKDWMGKEIGSTSNVPHETRTVLKQEKVIIKDGDNELDFDIIDTPGIATKIDYQNFLEFGLEEGEAKNRAKEATKGIIEAIKWLDDVTGVLLVVDATTDPLTQTNITIIGNLEARNIPFIVVANKIDIEGANPDRIVSVFPQHTVVPISALNGDQTEELYKAMFKKFN from the coding sequence ATGGGTTTATTTGATTTTATAAAAAATTTATTCAAAAGAAATAAAAAAGTTAGTATTGGGCTTTATGGTCATCCAAATTCTGGTAAAACAACATTGGCAAACCAAATAGCTAAGGATTGGATGGGGAAAGAGATTGGTTCAACTTCTAATGTCCCTCATGAAACTAGAACTGTTTTAAAACAGGAAAAAGTTATTATTAAAGATGGGGATAATGAATTAGATTTTGATATCATTGATACTCCAGGAATAGCTACTAAAATTGATTATCAAAACTTTTTAGAGTTTGGTTTAGAAGAAGGTGAAGCTAAAAACAGGGCAAAAGAAGCTACTAAGGGCATTATTGAAGCAATTAAATGGTTAGATGATGTTACTGGTGTTCTTCTAGTTGTAGATGCTACAACAGATCCTTTAACACAAACAAATATTACTATTATTGGTAATCTTGAAGCGAGGAATATTCCTTTCATTGTTGTAGCTAATAAAATAGATATTGAAGGCGCTAATCCGGATAGAATAGTTTCAGTTTTCCCACAACATACTGTGGTTCCTATTTCTGCTTTAAACGGTGATCAGACAGAAGAACTCTATAAAGCAATGTTTAAGAAATTTAATTAG
- a CDS encoding class III signal peptide-containing protein, producing MNLIENRNMKIFNDKNGQISAEMILLIGTILIIVILAGNYIFKISDSINSSLLNLIEKVRDSILYKI from the coding sequence ATGAATTTAATAGAAAATAGAAATATGAAAATTTTTAATGATAAAAACGGGCAAATTAGTGCAGAAATGATTCTTCTAATAGGAACTATCTTAATAATAGTTATATTAGCTGGAAACTACATATTCAAAATTTCTGATAGTATAAACAGTAGTTTATTAAACTTAATAGAAAAAGTAAGAGATAGTATTCTTTACAAAATCTAA
- a CDS encoding transglutaminase domain-containing protein: MLCLFFISIGTAFASDVNDNNNISFKNENNGNTQNSELSVISDNINGTSDSNNVNILSQSEVSDNESNVNNNAESESINESNSDINSSSELKTLAQVIDQTTNQTTNNTTNSTINSTVNTNTNSSGNQTINVTNNTTSKNVGSTNSSNSKNSNSNQNLAAAGDSKPSKLTQNQITAASYSVYKYIRANKKLPNYVTIAGYKFSMPEFMYLLSKTTVNKYKKITSSVAIKYGIKNPSKPSGSTIKAKMSKKQYAVLANNIANYIIKNNKVPNYASSSWGKIQYQTAIYGLTKVLAWSYVHNNKIPTSLSLTVSKSQALNKYIPKYSTSSSSSESSKTKVPSSVLNSKYNGESLTKYLSSSKNCQSTSSTIKSLSNSLIKNCKTELEKATAIFNWVRDKVSYSFYYNTKKGAVKTLSSRSGNCVDKTHLLIALMRSAGIAAKYVHGKAKFSSGSVYGHVWAQVLVGDTWVVADTTSSRNSFGVVNNWNPKTATIYGSYSTLSF; this comes from the coding sequence ATGTTATGTCTATTTTTTATATCTATAGGCACAGCATTTGCAAGTGATGTAAATGATAATAATAATATTAGTTTTAAAAATGAAAATAATGGAAATACACAAAATAGTGAATTATCTGTTATATCAGATAATATAAATGGAACTTCAGATTCAAATAATGTAAATATATTGAGTCAATCAGAAGTTTCAGATAATGAATCAAATGTGAATAACAATGCAGAATCAGAGTCAATAAATGAATCTAATTCAGATATTAACTCTTCATCTGAACTTAAAACATTAGCCCAAGTAATAGATCAGACTACAAATCAAACTACAAATAACACTACAAATAGTACTATTAATAGTACTGTAAATACTAATACAAATAGTAGTGGAAATCAAACAATAAATGTTACAAATAATACTACTTCAAAAAATGTCGGTTCTACCAATTCTTCTAATTCTAAAAATTCAAATTCTAATCAAAATTTAGCTGCTGCTGGAGATTCAAAGCCAAGTAAACTTACTCAAAACCAAATTACTGCAGCTTCTTATTCAGTATATAAATATATCAGAGCTAATAAGAAATTGCCAAATTATGTCACTATTGCAGGTTATAAATTTTCAATGCCTGAATTCATGTATCTTCTCAGTAAAACTACTGTTAACAAATATAAGAAAATTACTTCTAGTGTTGCAATTAAATATGGGATTAAAAATCCTTCAAAACCTTCTGGGTCTACAATAAAAGCTAAAATGTCTAAAAAACAATATGCCGTTCTTGCTAACAATATAGCGAATTATATTATTAAAAATAATAAAGTTCCAAATTATGCTTCTTCATCATGGGGAAAAATACAGTATCAAACAGCTATTTATGGTCTTACAAAGGTTTTAGCATGGAGTTATGTTCATAATAATAAAATTCCTACTTCTTTATCATTAACAGTTAGTAAATCTCAAGCATTGAATAAATATATTCCTAAATATTCAACTAGTTCTTCAAGTAGTGAATCTAGTAAAACTAAAGTGCCTTCTAGTGTTTTAAACAGTAAATACAATGGAGAATCATTGACTAAATATTTGAGTTCAAGTAAAAACTGTCAATCTACATCTTCAACAATAAAATCATTATCTAATTCCCTAATAAAGAACTGTAAAACAGAGCTTGAAAAAGCAACAGCTATCTTTAATTGGGTAAGAGATAAAGTATCTTATAGTTTTTATTATAATACCAAAAAGGGTGCTGTAAAAACTCTTAGTTCTAGAAGTGGAAACTGTGTTGATAAAACTCATTTATTAATTGCTTTAATGAGATCTGCTGGAATTGCAGCTAAATATGTTCATGGTAAAGCTAAATTTAGTAGTGGAAGTGTATATGGACATGTTTGGGCACAAGTACTTGTTGGTGATACTTGGGTTGTTGCAGATACCACCAGCTCAAGAAATAGTTTTGGTGTTGTAAATAATTGGAATCCCAAAACTGCTACAATCTATGGTTCATATTCTACATTGAGTTTTTAA